A region of Allocoleopsis franciscana PCC 7113 DNA encodes the following proteins:
- the dacB gene encoding D-alanyl-D-alanine carboxypeptidase/D-alanyl-D-alanine endopeptidase codes for MTNKSAHALASQSPNLPVAQKNQAAESICPAQLATAIEAVINRPQFRRAHWGIFVEFLSPKISDRALYNLNSDRYFIPASNTKLLTTAAALLALGSDYRIRTSIYDAGEGILQVVGRGDSSLTNAQLKDLAQQLRNKGIRTIRKLILEDNYLQGDVVNPTWEWEDIQFDYGTSVNSLILNQNAVELTLSPQKPGQPLRLSWSDAMASRQWKIENESMTSEAKTPNSVSVMAVLGQPVLRIRGQLPIDANPETFDMAIIDPANNFLQHFRNALTLEGMTVQQASVDFKTNTNQKQELAAVESPPLSLLVFETNQESNNLYAEVLLRTLQISAQQFPDTSPNSNSADIGLQQLKATLTALGVDPESYIIVDGSGLSRHNLVSPKAIVQTLQLMAKTPQARVYRNSLPVAGVSGTLKNRFRNTIAQGNIQAKTGSMTGVSTLSGYLDVPGYQPLVFSIMVNQSEQSLTTLRQGIDEIVLLLTRLRSC; via the coding sequence TTGACGAATAAATCGGCTCATGCCTTAGCTTCCCAATCTCCCAATCTACCTGTTGCCCAGAAAAATCAAGCTGCTGAATCAATCTGTCCCGCCCAATTAGCAACAGCGATTGAGGCAGTTATTAACCGTCCCCAATTTCGCCGTGCTCATTGGGGTATTTTCGTTGAATTTTTATCACCAAAAATAAGCGATCGCGCCCTTTATAATCTCAATAGCGATCGCTATTTTATCCCTGCCTCAAATACCAAATTACTAACCACTGCGGCTGCCTTACTAGCACTTGGTTCAGATTATCGAATTCGTACTTCTATTTATGATGCAGGTGAGGGTATATTACAAGTCGTAGGACGAGGTGACTCCAGCCTGACAAATGCTCAATTGAAAGACTTGGCGCAACAGCTAAGAAATAAAGGAATTCGTACCATTAGAAAACTCATTTTAGAGGATAATTACCTGCAAGGGGATGTAGTCAATCCGACCTGGGAATGGGAAGATATCCAGTTCGATTACGGCACATCTGTGAATAGCTTAATATTGAATCAAAATGCCGTAGAACTCACCTTATCCCCCCAAAAACCTGGTCAACCGTTGCGTTTAAGTTGGTCTGATGCAATGGCATCGAGGCAGTGGAAAATTGAAAATGAATCCATGACGAGTGAAGCCAAAACACCCAATTCTGTAAGCGTTATGGCTGTTTTAGGTCAACCCGTATTGCGGATAAGAGGACAACTCCCTATTGATGCGAATCCCGAAACATTTGACATGGCAATTATTGACCCTGCCAATAATTTCTTGCAGCACTTCCGGAATGCATTGACATTAGAAGGAATGACGGTTCAGCAGGCATCTGTAGACTTTAAGACTAACACGAATCAGAAACAAGAATTAGCCGCCGTTGAATCTCCCCCCTTATCCCTTTTAGTATTCGAGACGAATCAGGAAAGTAATAATCTTTATGCGGAGGTGCTGTTACGAACCTTACAAATATCGGCACAGCAATTTCCAGATACCAGTCCTAATAGTAACTCGGCGGATATAGGACTCCAACAACTAAAAGCCACTTTAACCGCGTTAGGAGTTGACCCGGAAAGCTATATTATTGTAGATGGTTCAGGGCTATCTCGTCACAATTTAGTCAGCCCAAAAGCGATCGTACAAACCCTCCAGCTTATGGCAAAAACCCCGCAAGCTAGAGTGTATCGAAATTCCTTACCTGTTGCTGGCGTTAGTGGTACCCTGAAGAATCGTTTTCGCAATACAATCGCTCAAGGTAATATTCAAGCTAAAACGGGTAGTATGACCGGTGTTTCTACCTTATCCGGTTATCTGGATGTCCCTGGCTATCAACCCTTGGTTTTCAGTATCATGGTCAATCAATCGGAGCAATCTTTGACAACATTACGCCAAGGGATTGATGAAATTGTTTTGTTGTTAACTCGCTTACGTTCTTGTTAA
- a CDS encoding VOC family protein, translating to MVSISNSVKTGITTGTLRRVHHIALNVQDMQASRHFYGTILGLHELKGEEVPKTLIELVAAGKVANFVTPDGTVIDLFGEPELAPPDPDPKRGFTRANHLAFDIAPELFEQAVEVLRENQILIDHGPVTRPTGRGIYFYDPDGFMIEIRCDPMD from the coding sequence ATGGTATCTATCTCTAATTCTGTCAAAACTGGTATTACTACAGGAACTTTACGTCGAGTACATCACATTGCCTTAAATGTACAGGATATGCAGGCTTCTCGTCACTTTTACGGTACTATTCTGGGTCTGCACGAATTGAAGGGCGAAGAGGTTCCCAAAACCCTCATTGAGTTAGTAGCGGCGGGGAAAGTGGCTAACTTTGTTACTCCCGATGGCACCGTAATTGATTTGTTTGGGGAACCTGAACTTGCACCACCCGACCCTGACCCGAAGCGGGGTTTTACTCGTGCCAATCACTTAGCATTTGATATCGCACCAGAGTTATTTGAGCAAGCGGTTGAAGTGCTGCGAGAAAATCAAATTCTGATCGATCATGGCCCCGTTACACGCCCGACCGGACGAGGAATTTACTTTTATGACCCGGATGGATTTATGATTGAAATTCGCTGCGACCCTATGGATTAA
- a CDS encoding universal stress protein: MFQRCLICTDFSDGLYRLVEFVPSLAASGIKQIIFLHSVPLWEEGEIPRIDEEAIDKARDRFQERLKNVPEGVEVKIEVTSGRPLDIIPKVAKSYQVDVIFIGMPMRSLLQEKLFGSTSAGLVRACSTPVLSLRPQLISAYTCEELNLRCQHLFRYLLLPYDGSNASNYMVEKLKQQAQSRPNESLKQCMLMWVIEEGGRRAIPKDYQVREAQEKLQAVKAELEQLGLQVNAEVRLGNAYEQILDAALEFDITAIAISSDNLGKLIEWPVRSFAGELMRRSWHPVLFFPPQR; the protein is encoded by the coding sequence ATGTTTCAGCGTTGCTTAATCTGCACCGATTTTTCGGACGGTTTATATCGGCTTGTAGAGTTTGTGCCCAGTTTGGCAGCTAGCGGCATCAAGCAGATCATTTTTTTGCATAGTGTTCCTTTGTGGGAAGAGGGAGAAATCCCTCGGATAGACGAAGAAGCGATAGATAAGGCACGCGATCGCTTCCAAGAACGCCTGAAGAACGTGCCAGAAGGCGTGGAAGTCAAAATTGAGGTTACTTCAGGGCGTCCGCTCGATATAATCCCCAAGGTGGCAAAGAGTTATCAGGTGGATGTGATTTTCATCGGTATGCCAATGCGTAGCTTGTTGCAAGAAAAGCTGTTTGGCAGTACCTCAGCGGGTTTGGTGAGAGCATGTTCGACTCCAGTGCTGAGTCTACGACCCCAACTCATATCTGCCTATACTTGCGAAGAACTGAATCTGCGCTGCCAGCATTTATTCCGCTATTTGCTGCTTCCCTACGATGGCAGTAATGCCTCCAATTATATGGTGGAAAAGCTGAAACAGCAGGCTCAATCTCGACCCAATGAATCACTCAAGCAATGTATGCTCATGTGGGTGATTGAGGAAGGGGGACGCAGGGCAATACCTAAAGATTATCAAGTACGAGAAGCGCAGGAAAAGCTACAAGCTGTAAAAGCTGAGTTGGAACAGTTAGGTTTGCAGGTGAATGCAGAGGTGCGCTTGGGTAATGCCTATGAACAGATTTTGGATGCGGCATTAGAGTTTGATATCACTGCGATCGCTATTTCCTCCGATAATTTAGGAAAACTGATTGAGTGGCCTGTCCGTAGCTTTGCGGGTGAGTTGATGCGCCGCAGTTGGCATCCGGTTCTGTTCTTCCCGCCGCAACGTTAG
- the polA gene encoding DNA polymerase I, producing the protein MSQSNPASNPEATADASSVEQPLFILVDGHSLAFRSYYALAKSRTGGMRTKQTNIPTSVCFGFLQSLLEVMGSEQLHSMAVAFDTKEPTFRHKADDTYKADRPATPEDFIQDLENLKDLLAALKVPVVISPGYEADDILATLAKQASETGYRVKILTGDRDLYQLIDPEKSISILYLSSEFLRQGRSSGPTEFGPEQVKQKLGIFPHQVVDYKALCGDKSDNIPGVKGIGDKTAVQLLERYGSLEGIYAAIDEIKGATKTKLEVGKQEAEHSRYLAQLSFNAPVNITLAEGKLEGFDTDILKPLLEKLEFQKFLGKIDQLQQIFGGRSAEETPTPEEAQHPDSLQSESIAADSTVFPLPQPEDEDLWFFSAADTEEYQKQTSSNQSGIEPTIINTPEKLAELVKQLQNCTDSAIPVAWDTETSDLEPRDAKLVGIGCCFASTPSDLDPPKSPKEIPLPSPLKRGKPEDATPSENASRTLFFLPGTLTELSPLSNRIFSEEGKGGAPDLTIDPSPSLSKKGTEEGGTNEVQPLDVKIAYIPIGHKEGNNLNKDTVLEALRPILESANYPKALQNAKFDRLVLRCQGIELAGVVFDTMLASYILNPDTTHNLTDLSQKYLGIKPKSYSELVPKGKTIADVSIQAVADYCGMDAYTTFSLVSKLRTELETVPKLHELLLNVEQPLEPVLAEMEYQGIRIDTAYLKELSQQLEQDLDAIEQTAYQAAGGQFNLGSPKQLSELLFETLGLDRKKSRKIKTGYSTDAATLEKLSGDHAVVDAILEHRTLSKLKSTYVDALPALVRSDTQRVHTDYNQTATSTGRLSSSNPNLQNIPIRTAFSRKIRQAFIPEADWLLAAADYSQIELRILAHFSQEPILVETYQNQEDVHTVTARLLFEKETVTPDERRLGKTINFGVIYGMGAQRFAREAGVSATEGKKFIERFNQRYPKVFEYLQKLQREAIAQGYVETILGRRRYFQFNSGTLRSLKGKNPQEIELNKLGVRDQYDAGLLRAAANAPIQGSSADIIKIAMVNVHKLLQDYQEKARLLLQVHDELVFEVRPDVWEELQPKIRETMESAVELSVPLMVDIHAGQNWMETK; encoded by the coding sequence ATGTCTCAATCCAATCCTGCCTCTAACCCTGAAGCTACTGCCGACGCCTCATCGGTAGAGCAACCCCTATTCATTTTGGTTGATGGTCATTCCTTAGCCTTTCGTTCGTACTATGCCCTTGCCAAAAGCCGAACCGGGGGAATGCGAACCAAGCAGACGAATATTCCCACGAGTGTCTGTTTTGGCTTTCTCCAGTCGCTTTTGGAAGTCATGGGTTCAGAACAACTCCATTCAATGGCTGTTGCCTTTGATACGAAAGAACCAACCTTTCGCCACAAAGCGGATGATACCTACAAAGCCGACCGACCCGCTACCCCAGAAGACTTCATCCAAGATTTAGAAAATCTCAAGGACTTGCTGGCGGCGTTAAAAGTCCCGGTGGTGATATCTCCAGGTTATGAAGCTGATGATATTTTGGCAACGTTAGCCAAACAAGCCAGTGAAACCGGTTATCGGGTCAAAATATTAACCGGCGATCGCGATTTATATCAGCTAATCGATCCCGAAAAAAGTATCAGTATTTTGTATCTGAGCAGCGAGTTTTTGAGGCAGGGACGTTCTAGTGGCCCGACGGAATTTGGCCCAGAACAGGTTAAGCAAAAACTAGGCATTTTTCCCCATCAGGTTGTAGATTATAAAGCCCTCTGTGGTGATAAATCCGATAATATTCCTGGAGTCAAGGGAATTGGGGACAAAACAGCCGTCCAATTGCTAGAGCGTTATGGCTCCCTGGAGGGAATATATGCTGCGATTGACGAGATTAAAGGCGCAACTAAAACCAAACTAGAAGTTGGTAAACAAGAGGCAGAGCATTCTCGCTATCTTGCCCAACTATCGTTTAATGCTCCAGTAAACATCACTCTAGCCGAGGGTAAATTAGAGGGATTTGATACTGATATTTTGAAACCCCTTTTAGAAAAGTTGGAGTTTCAGAAATTTTTAGGGAAAATTGACCAGCTTCAGCAGATTTTTGGGGGAAGATCGGCAGAAGAAACCCCAACTCCGGAAGAAGCACAACATCCGGATTCACTGCAATCGGAATCTATAGCAGCCGATTCTACCGTATTCCCACTCCCACAACCTGAAGATGAGGATTTGTGGTTTTTCAGTGCGGCTGATACCGAAGAATACCAGAAACAAACCTCTTCTAATCAGTCTGGAATTGAACCCACCATCATCAATACACCCGAAAAACTTGCCGAGTTAGTTAAACAGCTACAAAACTGCACTGACTCAGCAATTCCTGTTGCGTGGGACACAGAAACTAGCGATTTAGAGCCACGAGATGCGAAGTTAGTGGGGATTGGTTGTTGTTTTGCCTCTACCCCATCAGATTTAGATCCCCCTAAATCCCCCAAGGAGATCCCCCTCCCGTCCCCCTTAAAAAGGGGGAAGCCAGAAGATGCTACTCCTTCGGAGAACGCTTCGCGAACGCTGTTTTTTCTTCCGGGGACTTTGACTGAATTATCCCCCCTTTCTAACCGGATCTTTAGTGAGGAGGGCAAGGGGGGAGCTCCGGATTTGACAATAGATCCTAGCCCTTCCTTATCAAAGAAAGGAACTGAAGAGGGAGGCACAAATGAAGTTCAGCCTTTAGATGTAAAAATTGCTTATATCCCCATCGGTCATAAAGAGGGCAATAACTTAAATAAAGATACCGTTCTCGAAGCGCTGCGTCCCATCTTAGAAAGTGCCAACTATCCCAAAGCATTGCAGAATGCTAAATTTGACCGCTTAGTGCTACGTTGTCAAGGTATCGAGTTGGCTGGGGTTGTCTTTGATACGATGCTGGCGAGTTACATTCTCAATCCAGATACGACGCATAACCTCACGGATTTGTCTCAGAAATATTTAGGGATAAAGCCTAAAAGTTACTCAGAATTAGTGCCGAAAGGTAAGACAATTGCTGATGTGAGCATTCAAGCGGTTGCTGATTACTGCGGCATGGATGCTTACACCACATTTAGCTTGGTTTCCAAGTTAAGAACCGAACTGGAAACTGTGCCAAAATTGCACGAATTGTTGTTAAATGTTGAACAGCCTTTGGAACCCGTCTTAGCGGAGATGGAATATCAGGGCATTCGCATTGATACGGCTTATCTTAAAGAACTATCGCAACAGCTAGAACAAGATTTAGACGCCATTGAGCAAACCGCTTATCAGGCAGCAGGAGGACAATTTAATTTAGGCTCTCCTAAACAGTTAAGTGAATTACTGTTTGAAACATTAGGATTAGACCGGAAAAAATCCCGAAAAATAAAGACGGGATACTCTACAGATGCGGCAACTTTAGAAAAACTTTCTGGCGATCATGCGGTTGTTGATGCAATTTTAGAACACCGCACTCTATCTAAGTTGAAATCAACTTATGTGGATGCATTACCCGCACTGGTGCGTTCAGATACGCAACGGGTACATACAGATTATAATCAGACGGCAACTAGCACAGGGCGTTTGTCATCTTCTAATCCTAATTTACAAAATATTCCCATCCGTACTGCATTTAGTCGGAAGATTCGTCAGGCATTTATTCCGGAAGCCGATTGGTTGTTGGCAGCAGCCGATTATTCTCAAATTGAGTTACGCATCTTGGCGCACTTTAGTCAAGAACCAATACTGGTTGAAACGTATCAAAACCAGGAAGATGTTCACACTGTAACGGCGAGGTTATTGTTTGAAAAAGAAACGGTGACACCCGATGAACGTCGTTTGGGTAAGACGATTAATTTTGGCGTAATTTATGGAATGGGGGCGCAACGCTTTGCGCGGGAGGCTGGGGTTAGTGCGACAGAAGGGAAGAAGTTTATTGAGCGATTTAACCAACGTTATCCCAAGGTTTTTGAGTATTTACAGAAGTTACAACGAGAAGCGATCGCACAAGGTTATGTTGAAACGATTCTAGGACGCCGCCGTTATTTCCAGTTCAACAGTGGTACCCTTCGCAGCCTCAAAGGCAAAAATCCCCAGGAAATTGAACTCAATAAGCTGGGAGTGCGCGATCAATACGATGCCGGTTTGTTACGTGCGGCGGCGAATGCTCCCATTCAAGGCTCAAGTGCAGACATCATCAAAATTGCGATGGTGAATGTGCATAAACTCTTGCAGGATTATCAAGAAAAGGCACGTTTATTATTGCAAGTCCATGATGAATTAGTCTTTGAAGTTCGACCCGATGTTTGGGAAGAATTACAGCCTAAAATTCGAGAGACGATGGAATCAGCCGTTGAGTTGAGTGTTCCGCTGATGGTTGATATTCATGCAGGGCAAAATTGGATGGAGACGAAGTAA
- a CDS encoding Uma2 family endonuclease, with translation MTSILLREFAHLELVTDDPEERFITSGISWEQYEALLHQLGDSPWYRVTYLEGTLEIMSPSRRHEFGKKNIGRLLEAYLEETRTHFWGLGSTTFRKQEKKGGTEPDECYCIGTEKEFPDLAIEVVFSSGGVDKLAVYKKLGVTEVWFWQNNQFSIHRLRGEEYEKVPKSELLPGLDFALLAEYVMQPDPLEAVLEFREKVRERLK, from the coding sequence ATGACTTCAATATTGCTCAGAGAATTTGCCCATCTAGAACTCGTAACCGATGACCCGGAGGAACGGTTTATTACGAGTGGGATAAGTTGGGAGCAATACGAGGCGTTATTACATCAGTTGGGGGATAGTCCCTGGTATCGAGTAACGTATTTAGAAGGAACGCTAGAAATAATGTCGCCAAGTCGCCGCCACGAATTTGGCAAAAAGAATATCGGCAGGCTGCTAGAAGCCTATTTAGAAGAAACCCGGACTCATTTTTGGGGACTGGGTTCGACGACATTTCGCAAACAAGAGAAGAAAGGCGGCACGGAACCAGACGAATGCTACTGTATTGGCACAGAAAAAGAGTTTCCCGATTTGGCAATTGAGGTGGTATTTAGCAGTGGCGGTGTGGATAAGCTGGCGGTTTACAAAAAATTGGGGGTAACTGAAGTCTGGTTCTGGCAAAATAACCAGTTCTCAATCCATCGCTTGCGGGGGGAGGAGTACGAGAAAGTCCCCAAAAGTGAGTTGCTGCCCGGTCTTGATTTTGCACTGCTAGCAGAGTATGTGATGCAACCTGACCCCTTAGAAGCCGTTCTGGAGTTTCGCGAGAAAGTACGTGAAAGGTTGAAATAA
- a CDS encoding NblA/ycf18 family protein, producing the protein MSGPMKLSLEQQFSIRSFQTQVDQMSREQAQDFLVKLYEQMMVRENMYKEFLKHEWGLAANPQFES; encoded by the coding sequence ATGTCTGGACCTATGAAACTCTCTTTGGAACAACAATTCAGCATCCGGTCTTTCCAAACTCAGGTTGACCAAATGAGCCGTGAGCAAGCCCAAGATTTCTTGGTTAAGCTCTATGAGCAAATGATGGTGCGTGAAAATATGTACAAAGAGTTTCTGAAGCATGAATGGGGACTCGCGGCCAATCCTCAGTTTGAGTCGTAG
- a CDS encoding Tab2/Atab2 family RNA-binding protein gives MSIVWELDFYSRPILDENQKKIWEILVCESPLDTRQSPDELFQYTQFCPSQQVNSIWLREALAEAIAQSKQTPEKIRFFRRQMTNMITKACEELGIQVIPSRRTYTLERWLEQRILGFYPKHPGYKPTAAASSFVQYQPQIPQPLPDALEYDKWAFVTLEAGAFEEMNEWDIGFSEAFPLSMMGLAPDTPIPGIIIFSSRATPLAGWMSGLELAFVRFDSAESARLLLETGASDSWILATLKDSQTLAEAQGFELTKQNAEGVHFLAIQSTPTSESFAGFWLLQELK, from the coding sequence ATGAGTATCGTTTGGGAATTAGATTTTTACTCGCGACCGATTTTAGACGAAAATCAGAAAAAGATTTGGGAAATCTTAGTGTGCGAGAGTCCTTTGGATACGCGCCAGTCACCTGATGAGCTGTTTCAATATACTCAGTTTTGTCCCAGTCAGCAGGTTAATTCCATCTGGTTGCGGGAGGCGTTAGCAGAGGCGATCGCACAAAGCAAACAAACGCCCGAAAAAATTCGCTTCTTTCGGCGTCAGATGACCAATATGATTACCAAAGCCTGCGAAGAGCTTGGTATCCAAGTTATCCCTAGTCGTCGCACTTACACCCTAGAGCGGTGGCTCGAACAACGAATACTAGGATTTTATCCCAAGCATCCTGGATATAAACCAACAGCCGCTGCTTCATCATTTGTTCAATATCAACCCCAAATTCCTCAACCTCTACCAGACGCATTGGAATATGACAAGTGGGCGTTTGTGACGTTAGAAGCAGGGGCGTTTGAGGAAATGAATGAGTGGGACATCGGCTTTAGCGAAGCCTTTCCTCTGTCCATGATGGGGCTAGCCCCCGATACTCCAATCCCCGGAATTATTATATTCTCTTCTAGAGCAACGCCCCTGGCAGGATGGATGTCGGGTTTAGAGCTAGCGTTCGTGAGATTTGATAGTGCAGAATCCGCAAGATTGTTACTGGAAACTGGTGCCAGTGATAGCTGGATTCTGGCTACGCTCAAAGACTCGCAAACCCTAGCAGAAGCTCAAGGGTTTGAGTTAACTAAACAAAACGCGGAGGGGGTGCATTTTTTGGCGATTCAGTCAACACCAACCTCAGAATCCTTTGCCGGATTTTGGCTCTTGCAAGAGTTGAAGTAG